The genomic segment ATTGCAcacaaatattttctcattatgAAAGTAATGCTAAAATGtccaaaagaaaaatgaataaaaagcaaaaacaaagatttgATCAATTTTCTACCCATGCACTTTTTAAAGTCAGCTACTTTTAATATGGAAactgagaaaagtaaaaattgtTTAAAGTCTAACCTGTTTATCAAAAATTTCAATGCACAGCAAAGATTGGGTTCAATAAATAATACAGGAGTCAACTATGCATTAGGTTTTTAACCATTTGATCTAAATTCAACATGTGTATTCTTATGTGGCAGACAATGTGATGTCTCAGTTGtgacacattaaaacaaaatgcctGCCTGCAACTGCATCTTAACtcctttataaaaaaaagtacaactGGTTGATTGACTTCACTGTCATACAAACTCAAAGTTccacagaaataaataatacactATGACTGTAtacttaaaacaataaatagatgATGATCAGTGTGTCCCCTCCATATGTCACTATTTTGTTCACAGCATGTGGGAACTGGTTTGTTTCCTACCTGTCAGTAGGAAACATCCACTTGAGCTGCTCTCCAACTTGAAACTCAGAAACTCAGACTTATCTCTGGTTCTGACTTTTctaacatgttgttttgtgacGTCACGTGGATACCAAAGCAACATGGCAGTGTTTGTAGCAAATGAGAGCGTAAAGGatcttttaattttctgtatGTGCAGGGACAAACAAATGCAACCTTATCTCAAACGTCCATTTACTTCCACTTAAACAACTCAATTACTCTCAAGTGAGTCTGAACATCCCCAGTTCCCACTTGAACGCAGCCCGATTCCCTTTGACTGTTAGATGATAGGGGGCAAACGCTGAGACGGTTCCTGGctatcttttctctctgtgtccgCTTCCTTTTGAGGCTTGATGATGATGTGAATGGGCCTCTCTCCGCCTCCTTCTTGCTGGTTGGTGTCCGTGGAGAGCTTGCCCTCATTGtcacacacctcctcctccgctGAGGCCCCGATCGGCCGCAGACGCTCGGCAGGGGCCATCTGAGTTCCTGTTGCTGAACCGTCTCTCTTCAGCTTGTCAGTAGTGCTGCTCTCTGAGCTGACGTTCTCCGCTGTGCCATGGAAACAAAGGATATTCATGTCAGCTCAAGGTGAATACAAAAGAACTGTAGGTATGTCTGCAGCTATGGCATCAGCTAATAGGTATCCTAATTATAACAAAGTGACAGGGAAATTTCAAGTGAGCAGCACGTGCCCATTCAACCTGATCTGTCCAGATTTTATAGATGATGATTTTATAGATGATTTTAGCTGTTTGTTGTATGTATAATTTTGACTTgtgtggttattattgtaagtATATAGTATGGATGATGAAATGGACTGTACTCTTACCAGGCTTGCTGTTAGCTTGTTTGTGGAAACTGTGCTCACTGCTATTGTCTGTGCTGGTCGAACTGTCGGAGGCCTTCTTCACCGTTGGCCTGGTTCTTGGCCGGACTTTGTTGAAATTTCCCTCCAGGATCCACTCATGCTGTAACCCCTCATCAGGAGTCATACGCTTGGTTGGATCCcaactgaacacacagaaaaacaatataaGTCTGCAAGTGAAgattgttatttaaattaaaagtacCACTGAAGCATACTTTAATTAAAAAGTCACATCCGCTTTTTATGCAGTCCATTGAGGATGCAAGACAGATAGGGCAAAGAGAGTCAAGCAGATGTTTAGAGTGAACTTACGTGAGGCAGCGTTTGATGAAGTCTAAGAACAAAGCATCATTGGTTTTCAACGCAGTTGACAGCTCCTTGGAGTTGGgtctcctcttctttcccttGCTATTAGTGATGTTCCTGGGGTTTCCTTTTGAGTCTGCACACAATTATCAAGCACAGTACTAATTTATCATCTGGGCACATTGTTCCTATAGAGTTATCTCACACCTTCTGCAAAGTACTAGCCTAGTTATTCATTTATCTTCTGATAACATTTAGTAATCCTAAAGTCTACGTTGTTTGCTGTACAACATATAAAATaaccacacataaaaaaaagatcTACAACTACGTGAAGATAAATTCTCACCAAAGAACAACCTCCTCCTGGATGCTGACTGAACAAAATCATTTGGAGGCATTCCAAGAACctgtaaattaaaatatcatGACACCTTAACACACTGAAGCAACTCACCAGCCATATATTATGCATTTATATTTGTGAAACATGCGAAATAAACGCAATGAATGTGGACACGCAATTATGTCCATGTCATACCTCCATTATGCATGCTATCTGCTCCACTTCGCTCTCTCCTGGGAAGAGAGGATAGCCTGTGTAGAGTTCAGCAAGGATGCAACCCAGACTCCACATGTCAATGGCCATGCTGTAGGGCTGACCCAGGATGACCTCTGGAGAGCGGTAGAAGCGACTCTGGATGTAGGTGTACACTaatggaaaagaaagaagaaaccgTGAGGAATATAAGATATAACCTCTCTGGACCATTTCTTTTAATATTCCGACAtggtaaaaaaaagtattgttacATATTCTCTCAGTTGAGTTTTATGCTCTTACCCCTTTGTTGTTCATAACAGCTTGATCCAAAGTCAACCACCTTGATGTTCCCTGGCCCTCGCTGAGACAGAAGGATGTTCTCCTGTTCAGAagtagaaagaagaaaaaacattcaaacacttTGCTTTTAAATAATGCTGCTGCATTACACAATTTTGCTCCACAAGATGGAGCAAAATTCCCACTATTGTTAGTACAGTACAATTTTCATGATTTTatggagccccctaaaggtcatggcgagaaTTTTTTTTGAGGattacttttgcattccctcgcaatatgttttacGTTACCTCGTAAtattttgcattccctcgcaatatgttttgcgttacctcgcaataaaATTTGCGTTCTTTTGCATtacttcttccattccttcacagccgtatgtctatttccgctcagctgctcccagcacaACGCAACGCAACAGTATATCAGTTCAATGAACTTTACTTTGAGGCTTGATGATGTGTGGATCAATAATTGATgctccttatacatacagctcctacccagaagtttgatattGTTCTATCAAATGACTTCTTTgtaatggacatcatataaggtgaggtgtccataaacaatacctaatgcattaacttgagaatctctacactaccttccattaccaatagacatacggctcagaaggaatggaagaagaaaagtattgtgaggtaacgcaaaacacattgcgagggaacgcaaaagtagtcctcaaaaaaattctcgccatgacctttagggggctctgtATGATTTAGTGCAAAGGTTTGGTCCACGTCAGGTTTTGTTGGCATCactatattttaaattgtgtcTCATATTCTATATCCCACAAAGAAGTTCAGGTATTACAGTAACTAAGAAGTCAGTACCGGTTTAAGGTCACAGTGGATAATCTTCTCCCTGTGCAGCATCTGCAGGCACCTGAGAAGAGCATGGGTGAACCGACGGATGAGAGCGAGACTGAAGCCCTGGAAGTTATTTTTTTTGATGAGCTCATACAAGTTCACCCTGACgaaagaaacaaaatgtgatgTATGGTTAGTTCATAATGCTGCAAATTggatttatttcctttttttctctttacaattcttttaaatttttctttttctgtctatGCACTTTGTTCATACAGGACTAGGGACTACGTGGCCGAGTAAGCTCAATAGGGGTTCACTTATAAAAAGATGCACCACGTTAAGAACTTCTTCATGTTCCTCAAATAAACGCTCTGAAAAAAGAAGGCTAAGTTTGATGTCACCCTACACTTTACATTACCCGTAATAAAACATCTGCTGAGTGTCAAGCACATACTTGGAAATAATCTATGATTGTACTCACAttcagagggagacagagaaacagagtgtGTCCTCCTGCTATTTCTTGCTACTTGTGATAAGCATAAACTTCTTTAGACTGTGTAACTGGAGCCTTCACACTATGAAGGAAGAAGGGGTAAGAGATAGGGCCCTAGTCAAGGCCTTAACTAAAGGATTCAGTGACAGTAATGTTAGACAAGGTGGCAGTCCAAGACGTCCTCTAAAGGTCATTCAGCCTGAGGGATACACAAAACTATCTCCCCTCAAATAGATATCAGTGGCGATCCACGCTAAAACACAGATGGCTCAAGGTACACAGGTGATCACTTAACTCCTGATTGACTGCAGTCACGTAGTATTACAAGTAATGAATAGAGACAAGTGAGAAGTGCCCGTGATAACTTAAGACAGTACAGTGATCTAACCCTGCTGTTGTACCTGAGGAAAGATGGCTAACCTTGAATACCTTTGATTAACAGATGAATTATTAAGGAATGCCTTTATAGTCTCCTGTAAGACTAACTTCTGAACATGCAGGCCTGCTTGCTTGCATGCAGAATGTGAGTGAGCGTACTAACCCGAGAAGCTCAAAGGAGATGCACAGGTGAtttctgaagtaaaagtactccttCATGTGGATGACGTTGTGGAGgttgtctttgtctttcctcTTTATTACATCCAGAATTTTCAGCTCAACCAGAGCTTGGTGATGAAACCTGCAGACACATTTATAGGATGTGTTAAGAGACTGAAATTCAAAaagattacatttaatttaaacataatttatttcTGAATTGCCAGGTATAGCAGGGCCAGAATAGATAAATGTATGTATCCAAGCGTGTCAAATTCTGACATGCCAAAATGGTGATAAATACTAGGACTCTTTGGAAACTTTTGATGTACTATAAGAACGTTTCTGCTGTCAGTGTTCTCTGATAGAGAGGTTTCTCCAAGCACATCAATCCCTTAAAATCCCTGGATATTTCTCAATGTCAACCATTCACAATCCTCTGCCAGGAGAGATAAGATCGGCTAACACAGTGCAGAGTTCTCCTGAGGCAGTGCTGTGGCAGTTTgcaccattttgttttctgcattaTTGAAGTGGTGGTAAGACCCAATGGCTCCTGCATCTAACCTACAGGACTCGGGCAATTGCTGAAAACGTGATCCATGAGGAAGGACAGGTAAGATAACACCACGAGGTGCCGACTTCTATCATGCTAAATCAGGATCTCAACGATTTGGCAGACGCCTAACATGTAACATGATCACGGTGCAAGTATGTGGGAAAACCTCATAACAGGGTATCAGATCTCCAATGAATGCCAAAAGTTGACTCCTTGAATGTGACAAATAACTTATTCAGTAGAGTATCTAGTGAAGTATAGTGTCATTGAAATGCAACACTAATACATGAGGCATTCTTTAAAAAAGATTCTAGGTGAATAATTTCAAATGCCTTTGCAGGGAAGGTTCAGTCAGAGGTGATTGgcagaatgaaatgaaatgtatcaGAATGAAATGTTAGGGTTTACATGTACCTTTTCTTATTACGTATCATCTTGATGGCTACGAGTTCATTGTTCTTGTGGTCCAGACATTTCAGGACCTGCCCAAAGGAGCCTTTCCCAATCACTTCAAGCACTTCAAACCTGTAGCCAATGTGGTCATGCAGCACCTGgaaagacaagagaaagagCACTGTGAATATTTAATACTTCACTGTAtgcttttactgaaataaaaatatccatCACTAACAGCAAAATTAACTATATGAATAAATCAAAACATTGTAATTTACAGAATTTTCTgatgatatacattttttactcAATGGCAATATAGTTCTCACTCACATCGATCTGCGATGTGCATAGCAGCATGGTACAGCATTAACTGTACCATGGCTTTGCTGAAACTCAGTTCAAGCCTGTGACAGTGAGATGAGCCTCAATAGAGATATCAGAGTCTAAAAAATGGTCACTCAGCTTCAAACAGCTCATTCATTACATATTGTCTACCACACAACTGCCTGTCAGTCACCTGGTTTATACAAGACAGCTCAGCCTGTTGTCACAGGGTTTGATGACCTCAGTGCAGTTTATTGTAAACAGTATTCAACAATGAAGTCAGTCCAACAGAATGGCGGGTTCATGTCTGCGGCTGCTGGATTAAGGTCATACGAAGGCATCTGGTCATGTACAGTTTAGCTTAGGCAGCTTTAAagcctgtgcatgtgtgtgtatgagtgtgtgtaaaatgataactaacatcaactaaATGTCTTCTCATCTCCAGTCTATCTTCttactttaaaatgtcttcatgtCTTTGCATGCACATTTGCATGTATGTGGATATGCTTTTAAATGGGACATGAACTCTGAATAACTACGGGGCCTTTTACAGAACCATAATGGTGGTTTTGAATGCATtagcaaattaaataaataataataataaataatttgtatACTTGACACCACTGCTGACCAATTTATGAACTATACCACAAGTTTTTAGCTTTGAATTGTTCCTTTATTTCCAGTTGCTATAGTTTCAGTAGAACCAACCTTCTTCAAATTTGCTagagatacagtacatattcatcacagtgaacatttagTCACCTTTATCTTTTTGTCAAAGCTGGGACTGTTTAGAAAACactttgttggtgcattcaaGTGCTTCTGGGAAATGTTAACATCTAAGAATTGGGAGTTGACTGCAAAACAGCAAACTTTTTTAGTGCCAGATGCTTACACATATCTTTTTCataatgtttgtttaatgtttgtgtgcCAGGCTCGACTTTCAGCCACAAAACTTGTGATTGTGCTGCTTTTCTGGCAGCCGACAATAGTTCAAAAGCACTTGACATGAGTGACAAGGAAGAATTTTCTAAACAGTCTCTGCTTGTAACTGCTTAACCACACAACAATAACATAACTTTGgcaaaaaaactgaactaaatGTTCATTGTGATAGACCACCCATCTCAAACCCTTTCTGTcatctctgcaagttgatttcaTACAATACTGACATGAATTGAAACCAGTTGGTGCCTGGAAGGTACTGGAGTAAAATGGTCAGCAATGATGTAAATCAGCTTAAATGAAATTTAATCCTAGGATAACCACAGGTATTGTCTTTTAATGCTCCATCTAAAACATTACCCTGATGTAGCTTCCATGCTCGTCATCATATCCAGAGTTCTGTGGTGCACCTTGGGAACCCTCGATCTTCTGAGAGCCCAGACCCAGGAACCAGATCTCTGCATAGTCCATGATTTCCTCCTGCTCTAACTCCGTCAGCCGCTCCTGGAAGTTCTTCAGTGCCTCTGCAACCGGaagtaagaggaggaggacaagatGAGTCACTGTTATATTGATTACACCTCTGCCAAGAGCAGAGGATTGTGAAGAATCGACTTCAATGCCAGCGTgctatttttattgcatcaaaATTGTTACATAGTTACATATTTGTGTTgggaaccccccccccccccgaaagAAAATAATGTCTCTTCTGTGCCTTTCTAATTCCGTTGTATTGTATTCTCATCCATAATGACATACCTATGGGGGACATGGGTAACCTTTGTCCCTCATATGACCTCTCTTTCTCCAGTTTGTTGCTGAAAATCTTGCTGTTGCGGGAGACTGATACTTTATCCATTGCAGCACCAAACCGCATGGCGAACTGCTGGGTGGGCTTCGGCCTCTCATCCTGTACAATAAATCCACATAAAGAAAGTAGAGTCCTTTTATGAACAAAGAAGTACACAGAACTACAGTGTGACCTTCATAATGACATAATCAACTCTACTACTCTGCAGTTTCTCAGTTTTTGTGTTATATAAGCTACTTTGGAGAAATACTGATGCTTGAATCTTTTTCCTCCCATCATAAACATCATGAGACACTATAATGCAAAACTACGTAGCAGCTACTGTAGGatattacaggctgctagtgtGTGAGAGTCTCACCGGGTGTGTCTGATAGTTGTTTTGGCCCCCTTTGTTGGCAATTTGGGGCAGGATGTTGTCCGACTGCTGGTGTTGGTTTTTGGCATTGCTGACCACCACCTGGACCACTGGTGGCTCAAGCTGAGGCAAGGTCCCTACACCAGGGCCAAACTTCTGAAAATCAGATGGGTTCTTTTAATTGTATTGCCTTCaataaagaaatacacattAGAAACACAATACATAAAGAAAGAACTTaacagagacaaaaataaaatagggTCAGATGATGGAGGAAacaagatttttgtttttcaaactcTGAAAGATTAAGTTTTATAGCTGACTAAAGACTTAGATGAAGGCAGACTGTAGTCTAATTgactaaatgaaaatatttaggAAAATCAACAAAGAAATTGGGCAACTTCCACAGCTAGAAGGCTTTTAAGATCTGTAGGGAACAACCCACTCTGGGTTTTAATAGAACAGAATAACAAATACTGAACAGCACATCCAgttgtaaacacacaacaaaagcaGCCAGAGAGATCAGCAAGTGTGAAGTCTAAATGTACTGTAGCTACAAGCTTGTTACAGCCCCTTTCATTTtttcatgagtgtgtgtttgtgtcgggCTGCACCTCGTCAGATTTGGTTTGTGTTCTCGGCTAGCGATCTACATCCCTTTCACATGCATTTCGTCTGTGGAGGCTCATGTGAAAAGGACCCCCCTGGCAGGTAGCGGCTGGAATTACTGATCAGGGCGAGAGTGCAATGGGGACAAAGCCTGTGAGGCTGGGTCCTGACAGAATCTGTCTGTGGTGGCTCTGTGGGGGAGACGAAGAGCAGCAACCTGCTTTTCTCTGGCTGCCATCCTGCTTGCTCCCAGAGCACGATTACATGTGTCAGAGCTTAGACAGGCTCAGCCCTGGCAATGATGGGCACAATTAGACCTCTGTCCTATGCCAAGCCAATGAGATATCCTACAGAAGTGTATTTGTGTCAAAAGGGGCATTATAGAGTATATTTAAGACATGTTTTCACTTATTAGCTGCAATTCCACTCAAATTTCAGGTGGAACAATTCAAAACAGAGCTGGCTCTACATTCTGCATGTTATCATGTAGCCTTTAGCAATGTACTGCATTAGCAACATAATGAATtctttcatattcatttttaacagcATTCCAGGAAAAAACGCTTTCCCATCCATACAGTAGATAGTTTTGATATTTCATCTCACGTGTTAAGAACTGCTGCAGGATCTGCCAACTTGGTTATGACGCATAGAGATAGGGCTAAATATAGTTGCAAGCACCTGCCACAACAGGCAAAGGAAGTAAACACAGTTATGTGCCTGTACATAACTGGGGGGCATGCTGCTTCAGTAAGATGCATTTGTATCAATGGAAATCTGTGATGCGTTACACCACATAACCACATATGTGCAGACAACTGTGTACAGTCACATACATGCTTTTGTAACATCTCAGCAGtaaataaatgtcaatatgGATTACTTGAATTGTGAAGATAGATATGTTTTAGTGAGGCACTTCTTTTCTATGGAGCTTCTCTGTTAATaatcaaaacaacataattCTGAGTGATACATGTCAAAGCCTTTGATTTCTAATAGGAGAAGGCATTGTGGTGTAGGTCACTGCATgtgtatgaaaagaaaaagaagggaaaaaatggGATATTATCtctggagcaatgtttttaggTGTTGATAAAATAATTCAAGACACCTCACGTAATTCATACACTAAGGGAAAAGTTGGCATTGTTGAAACAACATATTACAGGGGTGAAGGGCTGACCTGTGAGCAGGGTCGGTTTGTTCCAAGACGGTTGCCTTCTGCTGGGAGTCTGTGAGGGTGAGGGAACGCCTCCGGTCGTGATGTCTGTGGGAGGAATGACAGCAATTCATAAAACACGCTACAAGAAGCTGCGGTCACATatgcaattttttatttttttatttctgtgggTAGCCATATTTCTCTACTGCACTGATTTGTCATACAGCACAATGCACAGCATCATCATCTCCAAAGTCAGATTTAGGAATCATTTTACACCATAAGAGATATATGAAAGCAGTCATGTTAAATAATAATGCAATTGCTTCTTTGTGTTCATGCTGCCTGCATTCTCCAGTctcttcacaaacacacagcctgtGGGCAGCTGAGCCAGGTTGCAGCCAGACTAGCAGAAATAATGCACTATGATCCTAAAAAAGATCACTTCTGCAAAAACCCAGCAACAATGATCCATTATTCTCTATGTACCTGCTGGTTCGTGCAGGTGTGTGCACGTGCACATCCATGTGTCTGGCAGTGGGTGTACACGTGCCTCCAAGCCTGTGCACACTGGAGATCCACTTGCCTCAATGTGTTAAAGGGAAGTGGTAAATGTCGAAAAAAAGAGTTccggattaaaaaaaaaaaaagtaccacACACATTTGGGATGATTCT from the Siniperca chuatsi isolate FFG_IHB_CAS linkage group LG4, ASM2008510v1, whole genome shotgun sequence genome contains:
- the dyrk4 gene encoding dual specificity tyrosine-phosphorylation-regulated kinase 4 isoform X4, with amino-acid sequence MLPEINTKTSRPEAFPHPHRLPAEGNRLGTNRPCSQKFGPGVGTLPQLEPPVVQVVVSNAKNQHQQSDNILPQIANKGGQNNYQTHPDERPKPTQQFAMRFGAAMDKVSVSRNSKIFSNKLEKERSYEGQRLPMSPIEALKNFQERLTELEQEEIMDYAEIWFLGLGSQKIEGSQGAPQNSGYDDEHGSYIRVLHDHIGYRFEVLEVIGKGSFGQVLKCLDHKNNELVAIKMIRNKKRFHHQALVELKILDVIKRKDKDNLHNVIHMKEYFYFRNHLCISFELLGVNLYELIKKNNFQGFSLALIRRFTHALLRCLQMLHREKIIHCDLKPENILLSQRGPGNIKVVDFGSSCYEQQRVYTYIQSRFYRSPEVILGQPYSMAIDMWSLGCILAELYTGYPLFPGESEVEQIACIMEVLGMPPNDFVQSASRRRLFFDSKGNPRNITNSKGKKRRPNSKELSTALKTNDALFLDFIKRCLTWDPTKRMTPDEGLQHEWILEGNFNKVRPRTRPTVKKASDSSTSTDNSSEHSFHKQANSKPAENVSSESSTTDKLKRDGSATGTQMAPAERLRPIGASAEEEVCDNEGKLSTDTNQQEGGGERPIHIIIKPQKEADTERKDSQEPSQRLPPII
- the dyrk4 gene encoding dual specificity tyrosine-phosphorylation-regulated kinase 4 isoform X2, with protein sequence MSAPNKSAEKRNVSKNKLDKLLKERKGTFPLLFKTSRPEAFPHPHRLPAEGNRLGTNRPCSQKFGPGVGTLPQLEPPVVQVVVSNAKNQHQQSDNILPQIANKGGQNNYQTHPDERPKPTQQFAMRFGAAMDKVSVSRNSKIFSNKLEKERSYEGQRLPMSPIEALKNFQERLTELEQEEIMDYAEIWFLGLGSQKIEGSQGAPQNSGYDDEHGSYIRVLHDHIGYRFEVLEVIGKGSFGQVLKCLDHKNNELVAIKMIRNKKRFHHQALVELKILDVIKRKDKDNLHNVIHMKEYFYFRNHLCISFELLGVNLYELIKKNNFQGFSLALIRRFTHALLRCLQMLHREKIIHCDLKPENILLSQRGPGNIKVVDFGSSCYEQQRVYTYIQSRFYRSPEVILGQPYSMAIDMWSLGCILAELYTGYPLFPGESEVEQIACIMEVLGMPPNDFVQSASRRRLFFDSKGNPRNITNSKGKKRRPNSKELSTALKTNDALFLDFIKRCLTWDPTKRMTPDEGLQHEWILEGNFNKVRPRTRPTVKKASDSSTSTDNSSEHSFHKQANSKPAENVSSESSTTDKLKRDGSATGTQMAPAERLRPIGASAEEEVCDNEGKLSTDTNQQEGGGERPIHIIIKPQKEADTERKDSQEPSQRLPPII
- the dyrk4 gene encoding dual specificity tyrosine-phosphorylation-regulated kinase 4 isoform X3, which encodes MWEDGTSPACCGFSLLHSCCWGRNRRVQPETSRPEAFPHPHRLPAEGNRLGTNRPCSQKFGPGVGTLPQLEPPVVQVVVSNAKNQHQQSDNILPQIANKGGQNNYQTHPDERPKPTQQFAMRFGAAMDKVSVSRNSKIFSNKLEKERSYEGQRLPMSPIEALKNFQERLTELEQEEIMDYAEIWFLGLGSQKIEGSQGAPQNSGYDDEHGSYIRVLHDHIGYRFEVLEVIGKGSFGQVLKCLDHKNNELVAIKMIRNKKRFHHQALVELKILDVIKRKDKDNLHNVIHMKEYFYFRNHLCISFELLGVNLYELIKKNNFQGFSLALIRRFTHALLRCLQMLHREKIIHCDLKPENILLSQRGPGNIKVVDFGSSCYEQQRVYTYIQSRFYRSPEVILGQPYSMAIDMWSLGCILAELYTGYPLFPGESEVEQIACIMEVLGMPPNDFVQSASRRRLFFDSKGNPRNITNSKGKKRRPNSKELSTALKTNDALFLDFIKRCLTWDPTKRMTPDEGLQHEWILEGNFNKVRPRTRPTVKKASDSSTSTDNSSEHSFHKQANSKPAENVSSESSTTDKLKRDGSATGTQMAPAERLRPIGASAEEEVCDNEGKLSTDTNQQEGGGERPIHIIIKPQKEADTERKDSQEPSQRLPPII
- the dyrk4 gene encoding dual specificity tyrosine-phosphorylation-regulated kinase 4 isoform X1, encoding MCVVLFFFLIRNSFFRHLPLPFNTLRQVDLQCAQAWRHVYTHCQTHGCARAHTCTNQQTSRPEAFPHPHRLPAEGNRLGTNRPCSQKFGPGVGTLPQLEPPVVQVVVSNAKNQHQQSDNILPQIANKGGQNNYQTHPDERPKPTQQFAMRFGAAMDKVSVSRNSKIFSNKLEKERSYEGQRLPMSPIEALKNFQERLTELEQEEIMDYAEIWFLGLGSQKIEGSQGAPQNSGYDDEHGSYIRVLHDHIGYRFEVLEVIGKGSFGQVLKCLDHKNNELVAIKMIRNKKRFHHQALVELKILDVIKRKDKDNLHNVIHMKEYFYFRNHLCISFELLGVNLYELIKKNNFQGFSLALIRRFTHALLRCLQMLHREKIIHCDLKPENILLSQRGPGNIKVVDFGSSCYEQQRVYTYIQSRFYRSPEVILGQPYSMAIDMWSLGCILAELYTGYPLFPGESEVEQIACIMEVLGMPPNDFVQSASRRRLFFDSKGNPRNITNSKGKKRRPNSKELSTALKTNDALFLDFIKRCLTWDPTKRMTPDEGLQHEWILEGNFNKVRPRTRPTVKKASDSSTSTDNSSEHSFHKQANSKPAENVSSESSTTDKLKRDGSATGTQMAPAERLRPIGASAEEEVCDNEGKLSTDTNQQEGGGERPIHIIIKPQKEADTERKDSQEPSQRLPPII